The genomic region CGGCGGATCCGAGAGTGCAGGCGGGCGCGCTGCTCCTGCGCCTGTCGATGCTCTGGATCTGTGATTTTAAACATGGTCGGGCTAGGTCTGCGTCAAGAGGGGAGCGCGCTCAAGGAAAACCGTGCGCCCGCCGCCTCTTTAGGTAGACGAACGAAGCGACCGCTTGGTTCCGGTTTTCAGAGCTTCCTCTTCGACGATGACCCGCTCGATCTTAACGGAGCAGTGGAGCTTTCGTGCAAAATTGACGATGTCGCGGCAGATCGCTCGGAAAACAGCTGCGCAATGCATCGTTTCAGGTTTTTAGCGGTGGCGGGGATGGCCTCCGACAGCGAGGTGCCGGGCGGAGTGATGGCGAGCGTCGCCTTGGCGATGGCTTCGTTTTCGATTTCGCCCACGCTGCCCGCCAGGATGCGCAGCTCCTTCTTTTGCTTCAAGACCTTGATTGCCAGCTCGCCCGGTCCCTTGCCCTGCAGCGAAGAGGCGTCGAAGCGACCCTCGCCGGTGATGACCAGATCCGCTGCCGCCAGCTTGTCGCCCAGCCCCGCCCACGCGAAAACGAGCTCCGCGCCAGGAACGAGTCGTCCGTCGAGGGCGTTCATCAGTCCGAAGGCGGCCCCGCCCGCCGCTCCGGCTCCCGGTGTATCCATTGTTTGGATGCCAGCGTCGCAGGCGTGGCAAAGGATGATGGCGATGCGGGCGGTTTCGCTCTCCAGGAGCCCGAGATCGCCGGGCTGCAGCCCTTTTTGCGGACCGAAGACGGAGGCGGCTCCGCTTTCTCCGAGGAGCGGATTCTCCACGTCGCAAGCGATGCGCAGCTCGACCTTCGGCAAGTCGTCCGGTGGCTCGATGATGCCGATCTCGTCCCATTTGTCGGGAGTGGGGTAGGAATCGATCGGTTCCCCGTGTCGGGTGAAGAAGGTGAAGCCTAGGGCCTGCAAAGCTCCGAGGGCCAGGTCGTGGGTGGCGCTGCCGCCCAGGCCGATCAAGAGCGAGTCGGCTCCCTGCTCGAGGGCCGCTTGGATGGTCTGGCCGAGCCCGTAGCTGGTGCTGGTCCATGGGGAGCGCTCCTCCGGGGGTACCAGAGCGATGCCGCTGCTCTGGGCGAACTCGATGATGGCCAGGCGCTTGGCGTTGGGAGAGAAATCGAGCAGCAAGCGAGCGGCGGGGTCGATGTCGCCAGTGTCCACCATGCCGAACGTGGCGGTGGTCTCCGCGCCTTGCGGACCGTGGACCGAGGTGTGGAAGAACTGTCCCTCCGCCACGCTGGTCAAGGTGTGGCAAAACCCGTCGCCGCCGTCGGCGATGGGAGCGACGGACACTTGCCAGTCCGGCTGGACGTCATGCAGCGCTACGGCGGCGGTCTGGCAGGCTTCGACCGCGGTGAGGGCGTCTTTGAATTTGTCGAAGGCGATGAGGACGTTTCTCATGTTGGCGGATCGTGAAAGGGTTTGGCGGGAGCTCGGGCTGGTGTTTCGCTGGGAATCCGAGCAAGGAACGTTCCACCGCGGCGCTTTGCCCGAAAGGCGCTTATTTGTAGCCTCGCGGGGATTTGATCACTCCGTCACTTGGAGCTCGGAGCGAACCAGGGAAACGCCTTTGGTGCCCACCGCGGTTTCGATGGCCAACTGTTTTGCGCTGCCGGAGGGGACGGTGCCGGAGAGCACGACTTCGCGGCTGGCGACCTGTATCTCGATGGCCTCGGAATCGATGCGGCGGTCGAGCTTGAACTGGGCCCGAATGGCGGTGGCTATGGCCAGGTCGACGCTTTGGTCGACGAAGGGCTGGCTGCTTTTCTTGAGTTGAACCATCTGGCTCTCGGCCTGATCGCTCAGCTCGGCGGCTTTCTTCTGCACATCCTGGGCGATTTCGGCAGCTTTTTTCACCCCTTCGTCGATGGCTTGCTCGGTTTTCTCCTTCAGGGTTTTGACGGGCTCCTGCTCTTCGCTTGCTGGAGGCGAGTCGGGGGCTGGCTCCTCGTCTTGATCGCTGGCGGGAGGGGATTGATCCTCTTGCGGCTCCGGCACGGGCGTGGGAGCGGGCTCGGGGGAGGTTTCCTCCTTCTCCTCTTCGGTTGCCGGAGGAGGTGAGGGCGTCTCGGGGCTGGCGGTCTGAGGCGACTCCTTCGGCTCTTCGGTCTGGGGCGTGGCGATCGGCTTTTCTGGCTCCTCCGTGGGGCGATCTGTTTCCGACTTGGGCGGCTCCACCGGCTCCGGACGAGCGGGTTCGACGCTTTCGGTCTCCGCTTCTTCCGGCGCGGCTGGAGGCGGAGCGGGAAGGGCTGGCGTCTCCGCAGGCGTTTCCGGTTCGGTTTTCACTTCCTCGGGAGGGGAGGCGGGTTGCGGATCTGGTCGGGAGAGTTCCGGGGTGGGCATGGGAAGCTCGTCCGGTCCGAGTTCGGGAGTCGGCGCCGTGGACGCCTCCGGTAGCGGCTCGCTTTGAAGCAGCCGGGCTTTGGCCTCCTTGAGGGTTTGGTAGGCGTCCGGCGAGTTCAGGTAGGCGGTCACAAGGGCCCCTACGAAGATGCCGAGAATGAATGCGAGAAAGAAGGTTTTCATTTCCAAGTGTAAGTAGAGTCGGGAGCGGCGAAGATAGCAAGCGAGGGGATGTGAAGGAAGGAAGAACAAGCTGCGACGGTGGAGCTTGCTTGTTTCGCCTTGCTAAGCGCGGGCATGCTCGTGTGTTTTGGCGGGCTTGAAAGACGATCAGAAAGGCAATCCTTGGAAATCCTCCGCCGGGCGCGATTCGAAGAGCGAAGGCGGCTACCGCAACCCTCGCTCCCCGCGCCGTCCGCGAGGTCCTCGTGGATCCGGTCGCGATGATCGCCGCTTTCGTCGCGACGATGGGCCGGATGGCTCTCCGCGCCAGGGTGGATTCGAGGATGCGCCGAAAAAGCGGCCGGTCATCCGTCGGGAGGGCGATCAATGGTTGGAGCCGGTGTGCGGCTTTCACGCGGTAGGCAGTTTGTTCTACGCCAAGCCGTTCATCGTGGAGCGGCTGTTTTTCGACGCCGAGTCGGCGCCCATGCTGGGCGACATCTGCAAGTTTCTCGCCAAGGAGAAGAAACCCTATCGTCAGGTCGACGCGGTGGAGTTGGCCAAGGTCTCCGGAACCCGGCACCATGGAGGCGTGGTTGCCATCGCCCGCCGTCGTTTGCCGGAAGTGGCCACGCCCAAAGCGGCGGAATTCTGGGCAAAGGAGGGCATGCCGCTGCTGATCCTCGACGGCGTGGCCAATACCCACAACTTTGGCGGACTGGCGCGAACCGCCGCGTTCTACGGGGTGGAGAAACTTCTCATCGCTGACAGCAAGCGCCAGGCCCGCCCTAGCGAATCCGCCTACCGAGTGGCTCGTGGCGGGCTGGATCTGGTGGACCTGCGCCTGGTGGACAACGTGCCGAGTTTTCTCAAGGCGGTGCGAACGTCCCACCTCACCATCGGGCTGGACATCGAGGGCCTGCCCTTGCCGGAACTGGCCGCGATCTGCCCCGAGGAGCAGGAGGGCAAGCCGGTAGCCATCGTGATCGGAAACGAGGAGACAGGGCTTGGGGAAGGAACCAAGGAAGCCTGCGACTTGCTGGTGGGCATACCCGGAAGCGGAGCGATCGATCGACTCAACGTGGTGGCGGAGGCGGCTCTGCTTCTGCAGCGATACGTCGTGGAAGCGTATTGACTGATTTGATACATCGCTCTTTCGCTACTGCACGAAAAGGGCGTAGAAGATGGTGGTGTTCATCGCTAGGTTGAAGCCCGCGTGGGCGAAAACGCTGGCAAGAATCGAGCCGTATCGGTGTCGGGCGATTGTGAATACGACGCCGGCTACGAACATCAAAAGGAACCATAGGAAACCGGATACGGGCAGGATTTCCAATCCGTTGTTCGTGCGATGGATTCCGTGGTGTGCGAGCTGGGTGAACGCGAATAGGGCCGAGGTGGCGACGGTGGCGATTTTCAGTCCGGTCCTTTCCTCGATGGCGTGGTGGATCACGCCTCGGAAGAAGAGCTCCTCACCCACTGGACTTGCGATGAGGGCTGGCACGGTGAAGGCGATGAAGGCGAGGTGCTGAGGCAGGTCCACGATCCGCTGGTCGGAAAGGTAGCGGTATCCGACGCTCATGAACCAATTCTCTTCGCCATGTCCGTATAGTGCGTCTCCGACAAAGTAGCAGATGAAGGCGAGGACGGCTCCGGCGATCAGCGAGATGGGAAGCCCGAGCCAGACTTGTGGCAGATGAAACCCCATGGCTCGTCGCGATTCCGTGCTGAGAAAGAGAAAGGGAGGCAGCCACATCGCTACGTAGACGATCGTCAGCAGACGACCGTCTATGCCGCTTTCGCCGCAGCAGGCGTAGAAGCTCAACGCGGCGAGGACCGCGAAGAGGAGCCCAGCCATGGCGAGCGTATTGGGAAAAACACTATTCCAGGGCGAACGAAGGGAAAGCGGAGATCTCATCGAATTGGCGATTGTCCAGTTGAGCAACGAAGAGAAAGCGTGCTTGCTCCGACAGAGCAAAACAAAACAGGACGCGCCAAGGCGCGTCCTGTAAAAATCGATACCGAAGAGCGAATCCGCTACTCGCCTGCCTCTCGGCGCTGCAGAAGCCTGCGGGTGTTGTTGTGGTAGTTGCGCTCGGCGATCTCCACTTCAAGGAAGGCGCTGACGTCTTCCTTGCGGCGGTTGGTGACCACGTCGGTGGCGGAGGTGTAGCCGCCTTGCTGGGCGCGGGCTTCCATACGGGCGGTGGCCTCTTCGATCGCCGCTTTGCGAGCGGCTTCGATTTCGGCCTGTTTCTGGGCTTCCGCGGCGGCGAGTTGAGCCTTGGCTTCCTCGAGCTTGCGCTGGATCTCGCGAGCCCTGGCTTCGCGTTCCGCTTGGGCGGCGGCGAGCTGCTGCTCGAGCGCGGCCTTGTCCTGGGCGATGGACTGCGATTTCGAGTTCAACTCCTGGACCATACCCTCGAGGCGGGCTTTTTCCGCCTTCTCTCGCTCGACCTGGGCGGCGAGCTCCTCGAGACGAGCCTGTTCCGCTTCCGCGGCCTTTTCCGCGGCTTCTTCAGCGAGACGCTTCGCTTCCTCTAAGGCTGCGGCGCGCTCGGCTGCGCGGGCGGCCTCGGCTTCCTTTTGCTCGATTTGAGATTGGAGCTCTTCGCGGAGCTGGAGTTCCTCTTCGCTGGGGCCTTTGGAGCAGCCGAAGAGTCCGATCAGGGAAAGTGTGGTGGCGATAGCGATTGTGGAGGTTTTGTTCATGACCATTGGGTGGCTTTTGACGGATAGAGAGATGTGAAGCGCAGAAAGTTAGACTGGCTTTTTAGTTACGTAAAGCATGGAGATCGCCCTTTCGGGCGCTTGGTTCCCCTTGAATTCGAACAGCATACATCTGTCGCGACGTTTCGCAAAAGGTTAACGTCAACTTCTGGCAGGTTTAGCGGAACTGGACGATCGGAGCTTGCTCGGCCCCAGCTATCGCCACTCCCGACAAGGGCGCCGAGGCGCCCTTGCGGAGAAAACGTAAGAAAGCGGTGAAAAAAGTGAAGGGCGTCTTGGAGGTCCCGGTGTCTTGCCCAGTTGCCGACGCCCCAAACCTCCCTGAAGCAGCCGATTCCAATCGCCCGTTGTGACCACCCATCCACCTGCCACCTCCAGCCCTTCGCCTGTCCTGACGGCGACCAACCATAGCCTCGCGAGTCCAGTGGCCGCCCTTGGCTTTCCTCCCCGCGAGGACCGCTCCGTGCGCCGCGAATTCCTCATCCCTTCGGCCAGTCCCCATACCCATCGCTAACCCAAAGCTATCCGATGCTGCCCCCTCACTGCAACACGCGCGCCCCCGCTGTATCCGCATGAAGCAGCCGCATGGCATACCCCTTTGTCCACCCCGCTACCTGGGGTAACAAAACACAAACCCAATCGTGAATTGGCATTCACACTACCCAATGAATAAATCGATCAAACTGATAAACAGATATGCTTGGCCTAGAGGCACTTCGGGAGCGATGGCTCTCGGAGCGGCGCTTCTAGTTGCTCCGCTCGGCTTTGCCCAGGACGAAGCGGACGACGTTTACGAACTCTCTCCCTTCACGGTCGAAGGAGATGAAAACACCGGCTATCGAGCGACCTCCACTCTGGCTGGTACGCGTATCCGGACTGACCTCAAGGACGTCGGAACCGCAATCTCCGTGGTGACCGAGCAGTTCCTCGAGGATACCGGATCGACCGATAACGAATCGCTGCTGCTCTACACTCTCGGCACTGAAGTAGGCGGCGCCCAGGGCAACTTCGCCGGCGGCGGTGACGGCGGTCGCGTCGACACCGACAGCCAGCGTCGGAACCCCAGCGCAGCCAACCGCGTGCGTGGTCTAGCTGCCGCGGATAGCACGCGAGGCTTCTACGCTACGGATATCCCATGGGATTCCTACAATGTTAACCGCATTGATATCCAGCGCGGTCCGAACTCCATTCTCTTCGGTTTGGGCAGCCCCGCAGGCGTCATCAACGCCGGCCTCAAAACGGCTCATTTCACCGACGAAGGAGAAGTCGGGCTCGATTTCGGCAACGACGGAACCTGGCGCGCGACGCTCGACTACAATAAGGTCCTCATCGAGGACCAGCTGGCGGTGCGTTTCGCTGCGCTCGAATCTGACCAAGGCTTCCAGCAAAAGCAGGCCTTCGAGGAAAACACTCGAATCTACCTGTCCGCCCAGTGGACGCCAGAATTCCTGCAATCGGATAGCTCTCGGGGCATGTTCAC from Pelagicoccus sp. SDUM812003 harbors:
- a CDS encoding BON domain-containing protein translates to MKTFFLAFILGIFVGALVTAYLNSPDAYQTLKEAKARLLQSEPLPEASTAPTPELGPDELPMPTPELSRPDPQPASPPEEVKTEPETPAETPALPAPPPAAPEEAETESVEPARPEPVEPPKSETDRPTEEPEKPIATPQTEEPKESPQTASPETPSPPPATEEEKEETSPEPAPTPVPEPQEDQSPPASDQDEEPAPDSPPASEEQEPVKTLKEKTEQAIDEGVKKAAEIAQDVQKKAAELSDQAESQMVQLKKSSQPFVDQSVDLAIATAIRAQFKLDRRIDSEAIEIQVASREVVLSGTVPSGSAKQLAIETAVGTKGVSLVRSELQVTE
- a CDS encoding RNA methyltransferase, which codes for MKDDQKGNPWKSSAGRDSKSEGGYRNPRSPRRPRGPRGSGRDDRRFRRDDGPDGSPRQGGFEDAPKKRPVIRREGDQWLEPVCGFHAVGSLFYAKPFIVERLFFDAESAPMLGDICKFLAKEKKPYRQVDAVELAKVSGTRHHGGVVAIARRRLPEVATPKAAEFWAKEGMPLLILDGVANTHNFGGLARTAAFYGVEKLLIADSKRQARPSESAYRVARGGLDLVDLRLVDNVPSFLKAVRTSHLTIGLDIEGLPLPELAAICPEEQEGKPVAIVIGNEETGLGEGTKEACDLLVGIPGSGAIDRLNVVAEAALLLQRYVVEAY
- a CDS encoding glycerate kinase produces the protein MRNVLIAFDKFKDALTAVEACQTAAVALHDVQPDWQVSVAPIADGGDGFCHTLTSVAEGQFFHTSVHGPQGAETTATFGMVDTGDIDPAARLLLDFSPNAKRLAIIEFAQSSGIALVPPEERSPWTSTSYGLGQTIQAALEQGADSLLIGLGGSATHDLALGALQALGFTFFTRHGEPIDSYPTPDKWDEIGIIEPPDDLPKVELRIACDVENPLLGESGAASVFGPQKGLQPGDLGLLESETARIAIILCHACDAGIQTMDTPGAGAAGGAAFGLMNALDGRLVPGAELVFAWAGLGDKLAAADLVITGEGRFDASSLQGKGPGELAIKVLKQKKELRILAGSVGEIENEAIAKATLAITPPGTSLSEAIPATAKNLKRCIAQLFSERSAATSSILHESSTAPLRSSGSSSKRKL
- a CDS encoding CPBP family intramembrane glutamic endopeptidase → MAGLLFAVLAALSFYACCGESGIDGRLLTIVYVAMWLPPFLFLSTESRRAMGFHLPQVWLGLPISLIAGAVLAFICYFVGDALYGHGEENWFMSVGYRYLSDQRIVDLPQHLAFIAFTVPALIASPVGEELFFRGVIHHAIEERTGLKIATVATSALFAFTQLAHHGIHRTNNGLEILPVSGFLWFLLMFVAGVVFTIARHRYGSILASVFAHAGFNLAMNTTIFYALFVQ